The Pseudodesulfovibrio sediminis genome includes the window ACATTCCATTCCCTGGGCTTGCCAGGAACGCTGTCGCTTGGAAAACATGCCCTACTTGGCCTCCTCCAAACCGAGGTTCTTCTCGCCCATGGCTACATAGAGAGCAGAAATGGCCGTTCCATAGTCAGCCAGGGCCAAGGAAAGCTGTGCTGCACTGGATGTCAGCCTTTCCTGCGCATTCAACACATCGGTGTTGGTTCCGACCTGTGCCTGATAGCGAGCCACGGCCATGCGGTATGCTTCTTCGGCAGCGGTCACAGACTTCTGGGCCACGGTGATACGATCAGCCGCTTCCTGAATATTCAAGAGAGAGCGCTTGACCTCGAACCCGGCATTGAGGCGGGTCTCTTCAAGTTGCGCCTCGACCTGCTTGACGGTCTCTTCGTACTTCTTGGCATCATAGTAATCCGCGCCCCACTGGAACATGGTCATGGATGCGTTTACACCGGCGCTCCAGTATTCAGAATATCTGTGCGAGTAATCGCCACCGCCGTCAATGCCCGGATCAGTACCGCGCTTGGTATAGCTCCAATCAGCATCAACCTGCGGATAAAAACTACTTTCCGCGATGGTGGCGTCCTTCTTGGCAATCTCCACGCTCTTGGCACCAATGACCAAATCAGGACGATTGACATACGCACGCGTCAGGCATTCGCGCAGACTCAAATTAAACGGAATATGTTCCAGTTTACCAACGTACTCCACATTGTTTTCCAACGGGATGTTCAACAACGTATTCAACTGCGCCTCTTGGGTAGAAACCGTGTTCTTGGCAGTGAGAAGCCCCTGCTGAGCAGTTGCAAGGTCAACCTCGGCATCCAGAACTTCGGCCTTGGGACGCAGTCCGACTTCATAAAAAGCGCTGATAACCTTGAGCTGAGACTCAAGTCGAGCGACAGAGTCCTCTGCACTCTTCACGTCCATGCGGGCCTTGAGCAGCGACATGAAGTTGGTCTGGACGCTTTCGATGAGATTGAGCTCAACGTTGGTCAGCGAAGCCATGGTAGACTCTTCGGTCAATTTTGCTTTCTGCCAGCTGGCGAGCAGATTGAATCCATGAAAAACCGGCTGCGTGACGTTCAAACTGGCCAACCAGTCATCATTTTTATGGCTCGTTGTCAGCTTACGATTATTATAAGTGTAACCATAAGAACCGCCCAATGCCGGACCGAAATCGCCCAGGGCTGCGCGGGCACCATGTCCGGCACCAGTCAGTTGGGCACGAATGGCCGTCATGCTGGGGTTGAGATCCAAAGCCCTTTGCACGCAACGGGCCAGATCAAACTGACCGGCAATGCCAGGCGAATCAGCTTCGCTATTCATGGCCGGATCAGCGTCCTGGGCATAGGCAAAACTTGACAAGACAAGCAACGCGACAAGGTTCAAGACTAACAATGTAAAGCGTTTACAGCTCATAGAAAATTCCTGATTAAGACATTCTAGGTTCAGTTGCACTAGCAACGATTAAGCATACTTTATATCAAGTCTAACAAAGAGTAGCAACCCCAAAAGACTACTTATTTGTGTAAAGACGCGCAGTCAGACGGATCCCCCTGCAGCTTCTCCATGGTGTGCCGAAGAGTCGGCAGCAATGGAGCGAGACACTCGGCAACAGCCTTTGGACTACCAGGCATATTCACGATGACGGCCTGTCCCAATGTACCGGCCACAGCGCGAGAAATAGCACCATGCGGCGTTTTTTCCAAACTGGCCGCAGTCATTGCCCGCTCGTACCCGGGGAGTCTTTTTTCAATGACGGCCAAGGTCGCCTCCGGCGTAATGTCACGTGGTGCGACACCGGTGCCGCCAGTTGTGAGGATGAGATCAAATCCCTGATTCAACGCCAGATCAACCATCAACCCTTTCAGTTGGGAAACTTCATCGGGAATGACGAACCCCTGCACATGATTCAACGGCAGTTTTTCACCGACCAGTTTTCCGACGAGCGGCCCGGATTCATCCTGACGTTTACCTGCGGCGCCCTTGTCGCTCAAGGTAATCCAGGCCACGGCCCAACCTTCCCGAAGCATGGCACACACGAACTCTCCTGCTTCGGCGTCCTGCTTTGCTTCCAGCAGCACCGATCGAGTAGAACGCGCCTCGCCACCACCAGGCAGCCATCCGATAGAACGGACTGCGAACTCGCATCCCTCCCCCTTCAAGGTCGTCCCCGCCCGCAAAGATGGAAGGAGGGACGATGTCGTCGCTCCCTTGCAGGGAAGATCTGGTCCATCCTGGTAAAGATACAGCCTCTCACCGGCTACAACCGGCGATGTCAGCGTGAGGGTCAGTGTGTCAGTCGTCATATCTTCTCCAATGGATTACGCAAGTAGAACAGACAGGATTCCAGCCACGAACACGCCTCCGAAGATGCCGGGGCCGCCAATGGAAACAACAGGAGCTCCAACAGCATTGCGGATGCGCTTAGTCATGAGGGGAATGATGTTACCACCCAGAATGGCTCCCATGGTGCCAGCCACATACGCCGCCACTGGCCGGACTGGTTCGGGCACGAAAAAATAAACACAAAGAAAAGTGATGATGGCAGGCATGACCAATGGAATGCGCAGCCCGGTGAACGGATCTGCCTTGGCCGTGGCATAACACCCCCCGGCCACCATGATCAGGACAAAACCAATCCAGAGGTAGACCCCTTCTGTCTGGTAAACCATGTGCTGACGGATCAGAAAGGTGATGCTCAACAGCAATGGTAACACGAATCCGCCAACATTGACGGCAAAGACCTGCTTCTTCAGTTCATTGGCAGGCTCCTCTTCGATCTGCACGGGGCGCCCTGCTTCATCCATGGTGTACTGCACTTTACGGGGACGGGGGATGACCACCAGCCGTTCACTGGTATGGAATGGGATGTTTACCATCCTGCCCACCAAAATGGCTATGAGCATCAATACCCCCTGAGCCGAGGTCAACCCCAGCTTGGAAAAAGCCTCGGCAACCATGGACACCGGAAGAAATATGAACAGAAAAAAGA containing:
- a CDS encoding TolC family protein, with the protein product MSCKRFTLLVLNLVALLVLSSFAYAQDADPAMNSEADSPGIAGQFDLARCVQRALDLNPSMTAIRAQLTGAGHGARAALGDFGPALGGSYGYTYNNRKLTTSHKNDDWLASLNVTQPVFHGFNLLASWQKAKLTEESTMASLTNVELNLIESVQTNFMSLLKARMDVKSAEDSVARLESQLKVISAFYEVGLRPKAEVLDAEVDLATAQQGLLTAKNTVSTQEAQLNTLLNIPLENNVEYVGKLEHIPFNLSLRECLTRAYVNRPDLVIGAKSVEIAKKDATIAESSFYPQVDADWSYTKRGTDPGIDGGGDYSHRYSEYWSAGVNASMTMFQWGADYYDAKKYEETVKQVEAQLEETRLNAGFEVKRSLLNIQEAADRITVAQKSVTAAEEAYRMAVARYQAQVGTNTDVLNAQERLTSSAAQLSLALADYGTAISALYVAMGEKNLGLEEAK
- a CDS encoding MogA/MoaB family molybdenum cofactor biosynthesis protein; the protein is MTTDTLTLTLTSPVVAGERLYLYQDGPDLPCKGATTSSLLPSLRAGTTLKGEGCEFAVRSIGWLPGGGEARSTRSVLLEAKQDAEAGEFVCAMLREGWAVAWITLSDKGAAGKRQDESGPLVGKLVGEKLPLNHVQGFVIPDEVSQLKGLMVDLALNQGFDLILTTGGTGVAPRDITPEATLAVIEKRLPGYERAMTAASLEKTPHGAISRAVAGTLGQAVIVNMPGSPKAVAECLAPLLPTLRHTMEKLQGDPSDCASLHK
- a CDS encoding DUF1614 domain-containing protein encodes the protein MTNPYFQFSAGLLPALLLLIALFFLFIFLPVSMVAEAFSKLGLTSAQGVLMLIAILVGRMVNIPFHTSERLVVIPRPRKVQYTMDEAGRPVQIEEEPANELKKQVFAVNVGGFVLPLLLSITFLIRQHMVYQTEGVYLWIGFVLIMVAGGCYATAKADPFTGLRIPLVMPAIITFLCVYFFVPEPVRPVAAYVAGTMGAILGGNIIPLMTKRIRNAVGAPVVSIGGPGIFGGVFVAGILSVLLA